A genomic region of Gossypium hirsutum isolate 1008001.06 chromosome D01, Gossypium_hirsutum_v2.1, whole genome shotgun sequence contains the following coding sequences:
- the LOC107917805 gene encoding uncharacterized protein isoform X1 has protein sequence MEGYSSDGSSSFFTSKKPVDGQWMELVGFVEDEAEISAINGGLAQSLTDQDQLNQLGTSEGSYQTKSEGGRPKLSLAQKRENKKLSDYRYRQKRKITADELSAENKHLKEENEGLIAENRLLKSKLELLLSYGDSKAEAEPSSGSGKPMEQKAKQDYSNLGARRAQATDGHRAMREQISESTKILKDLIPACNKVQGALLLDEIFSYIQSLQRESELQFLSLELAAINPRTNPAIEAFPLKDFMDVDMNEFQNLLQMILVNVDLNPTKPEVATCCNDEIPISDLLTKIEAEEESKGKFSDFDGLDGDRIKHGKYSFPHSLIPTLETIIDACGDISATSKMNPSITEMVYIMFCASVKEMNDLRLEEITEDRILKWRDAIKDALRISFKVDFAMEHLKKIACAYIGQIERQKLKDLAMRISRLEDDLNFRKQELAKAYKQSKVYIDVADNFNGKLVSWGMFQSCA, from the exons CTCTGCTATAAATGGTGGACTCGCTCAGTCTTTAACAGATCAAGACCAGTTGAATCAATTAGGAACATCCGAAGGTTCGTACCAAACGAAATCTGAAGGTGGAAGGCCTAAACTTAGTTTAGCTcagaaaagagaaaacaaaaaactAAGTGATTACAGGTATAGGCAAAAGCGCAAG ATAACAGCAGATGAACTGTCAGCGGAGAACAAGCATTTGAAAGAGGAAAATGAAGGGCTGATTGCTGAGAATAGACTGTTAAAATCAAAACTGGAATTGCTGCTCTCCTATGGTGATTCTAAAGCTGAAGCAGAACCTAGTTCAGGTTCAGGCAAGCCAATGGAGCAAAAGGCTAAACAAGATTACAGCAATTTAGGAGCAAGAAGAGCTCAAGCCACTGATGGCCACAGG GCTATGAGAGAACAAATAAGTGAAAGTACCAAAATTCTTAAGGATCTGATCCCTGCTTGCAATAAG GTTCAGGGGGCGCTTTTGCTTGATGAGATTTTTAGTTACATTCAATCACTGCAACGTGAGAGCGAG TTGCAGTTCTTGTCATTGGAGCTTGCCGCAATCAATCCCAGAACGAACCCCGCCATTGAAGCATTTCCTCTTAAAGAC TTCATGGATGTGGACATGAATGAGTTTCAAAACCTGCTACAGATGATCCTGGTTAATGTGGATCTCAACCCGACAAAACCTGAAGTAGCAACATGCTGTAACGATGAAATTCCCATTAGCGACCTACTTACGAAAATCGAAGCCGAGGAAGAGAGCAAGGGGAAGTTTTCAGACTTCGATGGCTTAGATGGAGATCGCATAAAGCACGGGAAATATAGTTTCCCACACTCTCTGATCCCTACCCTCGAGACAATCATTGATGCTTGTGGCGATATTTCTGCAACAAGTAAGATGAACCCGAGCATCACTGAGATGGTATACATAATGTTCTGCGCTAGTGTCAAAGAGATGAACGATCTTCGACTCGAGGAAATCACCGAGGATAGGATATTGAAGTGGAGGGACGCAATCAAGGACGCTTTACGTATCAGTTTCAAGGTGGATTTCGCCATGGAACATTTGAAGAAAATCGCTTGCGCTTACATCGGTCAAATCGAACGTCAGAAGCTGAAGGATCTAGCTATGAGGATATCCAGGTTAGAGGATGATCTGAACTTTAGGAAACAAGAGCTTGCAAAGGCATATAAACAGTCCAAGGTTTACATTGATGTTGCAGACAATTTTAATGGCAAGCTTGTTAGCTGGGGTATGTTTCAGTCGTGTGCATAA
- the LOC107917805 gene encoding uncharacterized protein isoform X2, with amino-acid sequence MEGYSSDGSSSFFTSKKPVDGQWMELVGFVEDEAEISAINGGLAQSLTDQDQLNQLGTSEGSYQTKSEGGRPKLSLAQKRENKKLSDYRYRQKRKITADELSAENKHLKEENEGLIAENRLLKSKLELLLSYGDSKAEAEPSSGSGKPMEQKAKQDYSNLGARRAQATDGHRAMREQISESTKILKDLIPACNKVQGALLLDEIFSYIQSLQRESELQFLSLELAAINPRTNPAIEAFPLKDMILVNVDLNPTKPEVATCCNDEIPISDLLTKIEAEEESKGKFSDFDGLDGDRIKHGKYSFPHSLIPTLETIIDACGDISATSKMNPSITEMVYIMFCASVKEMNDLRLEEITEDRILKWRDAIKDALRISFKVDFAMEHLKKIACAYIGQIERQKLKDLAMRISRLEDDLNFRKQELAKAYKQSKVYIDVADNFNGKLVSWGMFQSCA; translated from the exons CTCTGCTATAAATGGTGGACTCGCTCAGTCTTTAACAGATCAAGACCAGTTGAATCAATTAGGAACATCCGAAGGTTCGTACCAAACGAAATCTGAAGGTGGAAGGCCTAAACTTAGTTTAGCTcagaaaagagaaaacaaaaaactAAGTGATTACAGGTATAGGCAAAAGCGCAAG ATAACAGCAGATGAACTGTCAGCGGAGAACAAGCATTTGAAAGAGGAAAATGAAGGGCTGATTGCTGAGAATAGACTGTTAAAATCAAAACTGGAATTGCTGCTCTCCTATGGTGATTCTAAAGCTGAAGCAGAACCTAGTTCAGGTTCAGGCAAGCCAATGGAGCAAAAGGCTAAACAAGATTACAGCAATTTAGGAGCAAGAAGAGCTCAAGCCACTGATGGCCACAGG GCTATGAGAGAACAAATAAGTGAAAGTACCAAAATTCTTAAGGATCTGATCCCTGCTTGCAATAAG GTTCAGGGGGCGCTTTTGCTTGATGAGATTTTTAGTTACATTCAATCACTGCAACGTGAGAGCGAG TTGCAGTTCTTGTCATTGGAGCTTGCCGCAATCAATCCCAGAACGAACCCCGCCATTGAAGCATTTCCTCTTAAAGAC ATGATCCTGGTTAATGTGGATCTCAACCCGACAAAACCTGAAGTAGCAACATGCTGTAACGATGAAATTCCCATTAGCGACCTACTTACGAAAATCGAAGCCGAGGAAGAGAGCAAGGGGAAGTTTTCAGACTTCGATGGCTTAGATGGAGATCGCATAAAGCACGGGAAATATAGTTTCCCACACTCTCTGATCCCTACCCTCGAGACAATCATTGATGCTTGTGGCGATATTTCTGCAACAAGTAAGATGAACCCGAGCATCACTGAGATGGTATACATAATGTTCTGCGCTAGTGTCAAAGAGATGAACGATCTTCGACTCGAGGAAATCACCGAGGATAGGATATTGAAGTGGAGGGACGCAATCAAGGACGCTTTACGTATCAGTTTCAAGGTGGATTTCGCCATGGAACATTTGAAGAAAATCGCTTGCGCTTACATCGGTCAAATCGAACGTCAGAAGCTGAAGGATCTAGCTATGAGGATATCCAGGTTAGAGGATGATCTGAACTTTAGGAAACAAGAGCTTGCAAAGGCATATAAACAGTCCAAGGTTTACATTGATGTTGCAGACAATTTTAATGGCAAGCTTGTTAGCTGGGGTATGTTTCAGTCGTGTGCATAA